Proteins found in one Seonamhaeicola sp. S2-3 genomic segment:
- a CDS encoding rod shape-determining protein MreD, which produces MNNSLTGHIIRFFALVFAQVLIFNHVNFLGYINPYVYILFIAFFPVKNNRPLFIFSSFLLGLSIDLFLDTGGIHAAASVLAAYMRPVILKSSFGTVYEYQSVRFNAVSFGVKITYITLLVIAHHLVLFSLEIFSISKILLILQKTLFSSIFTILLSIIISIIFSRNNK; this is translated from the coding sequence ATGAATAACAGTTTAACCGGACATATCATCAGGTTTTTTGCACTTGTTTTTGCACAAGTCTTAATTTTTAACCACGTTAATTTTTTAGGCTACATAAACCCTTATGTTTATATTTTGTTTATTGCTTTTTTTCCTGTAAAAAACAATAGGCCGTTATTTATTTTTTCAAGTTTCCTACTAGGTTTATCTATAGATTTGTTTTTAGATACAGGTGGCATACATGCAGCTGCAAGTGTACTTGCTGCTTATATGAGACCCGTAATTTTAAAATCCTCATTTGGTACAGTTTATGAATACCAAAGTGTAAGGTTTAATGCCGTAAGCTTTGGGGTTAAAATCACATATATAACACTATTAGTTATTGCACACCACCTTGTTTTATTTTCATTAGAAATTTTTAGCATTTCTAAAATACTTTTAATCCTTCAAAAAACGTTATTCTCTAGTATATTTACTATTTTATTAAGCATTATAATATCCATTATTTTCAGTAGAAACAATAAATGA